The following coding sequences lie in one Vitis vinifera cultivar Pinot Noir 40024 chromosome 19, ASM3070453v1 genomic window:
- the LOC100258815 gene encoding G-type lectin S-receptor-like serine/threonine-protein kinase B120 — protein MVLNWPKRFLIINGIVRGLLYLHQDFILRIIHRDLKTNNILLDSEMNQKISDFGIAKSFGGNEIEANTNTVVGTYGYMSPENAIAGLYSTKSDIYSFDVLVLEIAWTLYMEGRSWNLLIHQWEVPAIDLKCCVLSMLVCYVSNVLQMIDPACLL, from the exons ATGGTACTAAATTGGCCTAAGCGGTTTCTCATTATCAATGGTATTGTTCGAGGGCTTCTTTACCTTCATCAAGATTTCATATTGAGAATAATCCATAGGGATCTCAAAACCAACAATATTTTACTTGATAGTGAGATGAACCaaaaaatttcagattttggcATTGCCAAAAGTTTTGGAGGAAATGAAATTGAAGCAAATACAAACACGGTGGTTGGAACATA TGGTTACATGTCTCCAGAAAATGCAATTGCTGGATTGTACTCAACGAAATCTGATATTTACAGCTTTGATGTTTTGGTTCTAGAGATT GCATGGACTCTCTATATGGAAGGTAGATCTTGGAACTTATTGATACATCAATGGGAGGTACCTGCAATTGATCTGAAGTGCTGCGTTCTATCCATGTTGGTCTGTTATGTGTCCAACGTTCTCCAGATGATTGACCCAGCATGTCTTCTGTGA